The genomic stretch tatttttcagaaaataatattctgaACCATGGAAAACActaataaatttctttaattttttcccaaatttcgTCCGAGAAATCCAAGAGATAAATATCCTGCAGTCTTTGAAACGACAAGTGATCCACCCTTTACAGCTACTTTTCCTAAACCGCCAGTCCTacagattttgtgtttcaaaTGTTTTGTAGAATAATATATTACATGCAAACATCTCCAACTGCATATATACCACACAAAGCAGTTTTTGCCGTACCAACGTTACCATTACAGAAAGCTCCAAGTGCATCAGCACCCACTTTAATTGTTCCAACAACAGGGATCAAATCAACCAAATCAACTGGCTTAAATCCAcctaattaaaaacaaatatttgcttgaaatgaaaataagttTTATTATATGCTAGTCATTTACCGCTGtcagaagtaccatttcccgACGTCGAGGCTGGTCTAGATGATCCTCCATTTCCCGGAGGAATGGATAAGGAATGGACGTCAATGTTATAAGAGCCTACTACTCATTGTCCAATCATTTCAAAATGTCTTGCATGGTGGGTTctgtttccaaattttttttttttgagtttcaAGCAATTAATTTTAGCGAGCAGAAGTGTCTCATAGCACTTAATGCGTTTAAAGttgataatattttcatttttttcttttgccaGTAAAAAAGCGAtcttttctaaaaattaaatttacaattaataaaagaatatttcagACACATCATGTAcagattcaccatattaaggtTGATTGTATAAACTTTGCAAACATCCGTGACTCTGACATATGCGAAGtgctttttaacgttacaattGCGCAACGgtgataatattttcatttcaacatgGAGGAGTGTTTGGTCTCTTCGTAAAGCCGAGATCGGCAGTTTTATGATGAtgttaattttttctgttaGAACTGAGTGCGAGAGTTACAGTTTTGGTCAAAGTTTATAAGGGGTAACAAATTGGCATAACAAACACAAATGAGCTACCATAACCCTGTCCCTAAATTGGAAAACCAActattttactatttttcaGGCATTTATAGTAGTTTTAACAAGTAATCTGCTTAAAAAACGaccaaaagattttttgtcaaaaaaatcTCTTTAAAAATAGCTcatatttaacacaaaaatggCACCTGGCCGCTTCGTTTGGAAAAATCCAAAAGAGGTTTCTTCGTAGTAGTGgcaaattaaatacaaaacaattatcctaaaaaaaattcattttcaaaacaaacttTTGAAGATATCTAATTTAACTTGCAAATTCATAACTACCctgaagaaaaattggaaaatgtgtggaaaatcggaaaatttaggaaaattctaGGATCGCGAAAAAAAGCTTGAACCTTCCTCTTTCATTTGAGCGATATATCACTACGATAGGTAAAGAAATCAGTTCACTATAATTCATTCAAGTTGTCTCTACACTGAAAACTTTGAATAGGGGTGGAGGGGTTAAGGGTGGGTTTCTAAAGGGCTAGTAATCGTTTTTAGAATCTACATGTCTATATTAATCACTGGTCCAAAGCACACTATTCTACTATATTTGCACTATTTTTATGCCTTTACAAAGACATGGACCGGTACTATATAGAAGTGACTTTGTtgggatttctttttttttgttagaaaaatatattaattacctattgcaataaaaatgtttaaagacaatttttaaatggtagaaacttggttattacaaaatggtgTCCAAATATACACGATAACAGCTAACCGCAGCtagttttcgtcactagttacaaaaagtactttttGCCACCAGTTGCTATTCACCTGTTAGCCGTGACATACGGTTGAATTTCTTCTCTTCCTTCAAAACATCACAACATTATTTTCAAGCTAATAATCAAAAGCACTAAAGAAACTAAAATTATTGTAACTCATTATGTACTATAACGACAAAGATTGCAGTTTTATTGAGTTTTCTGTGTACGCTTTACATGTTCAGTGTCCAGGTACTTGAAATAGTCAAACGAAGTGCTAATAAAATTCCagacaaatatttattcgCCCATTCTAGGAAAGTGATATTTCGTTCGATTTAATATTATGGTTTAAACAATTGTCATACTTCCGGTGAGATCAAGATTAAATTCGTATTTAATTATATCGGCGCACCTGTACCTGCTGAGCAGGTATTGCACTAAAGTCAACGACATAATAAACCTCAaccatttcgaaaatttcgatttaccGTTGCTGCCGTCAGAAAACAGTGAAAGtgcacttttttttaacttagCTTAGGTACAAAATTTAGTCGaaaattcaaccaaaaataaggtttttatcaaaatgtaaACATAGTTGCGGTTATTCACTTTCGGACCACTGTATAGTAAGCTTCAATTCGGACTGTAAACCCAACataatttatatatatacTTTAAAGAAATGTATAAAGACGGTAGCGCAGCTTTTTACAAGAAATCTTAGTCAGTCGAGTTTATAACTCGCTATCGAGCACGAGTGAAAGAAATTCGTTGGGTTGTTAATTATACTCATATATGAACCATATAAACAATGTGCTGTGTGTTCAGttaactaaaaaaataaattccgaTACGACAACattacaaataataatttattatacaaaaaaattcgctAAGAAGGTAAAATCCAATGTATACGTACTTGAAATTGTTTGCTATCGTGATTTTGAatgaacaagaaaaaaatataataaaactCAAACATTAATGAATGACATCAGTTCTATAAAGTGTATATTGATTGAATATCAACGGCGATTTaagaaaagtgaatttaaATCATGCGGCTAAACAACTTTTATTGATAACTTAAAACAACAACATGTTAACATtatttgttttcgaaaaaattgttgaacatTTACGTGGATGAGTCATAACATACAATTTTATACGTTACATAAAAGAACAAGTCCATTATTCACCGATTTTGAGACAATATTCGTGGAATTTTTATTAGTAATTTGATGGTTGAAAAAAGTGTGTATATGCAGTTTATAGCGGTTTTGATCATCTCGTATACATATATAGGCAATATAGGAACGAAACGTATATTCGCTGTTGAATGAATTACCAAAAAGTCTGCAGTGTTACTATAGTCAGTCAACAGTTGTATGTATCGTCGTTCGTACGCATATTATATTGTGCATttgattatttaaaaaaacaaaagttcgTCTAGAAAATAAAAAGGAGCATATAACGTCTAATTgatacaaattaaaataaatttaagaaaattgaattctcGTGCATTCGCGCATTGTGCATACAGAGTACCCAGAGTACCCAGAGTGATAAGAGCTTGTTAAGATTTAACTTATTAATGAATTGCATGGTGTGAGACTGTATGTGCTATAATTAAACGAAAGGAAATAACAATTAAATTCACATCGTTTGACAATGGATAACCAAAGGACTATTTTGCTTATTGCAATTTACATGATTCTATGTAATTGCGTGCGTGGATTCAATATATCGCCAAAACCAAACTATGTGTTCCAAGAACCGGATCTGAAAACGTTTATGCCAAAGACACAGAGCTCCTATTTCGGATACTCTATTAATTTAAGAACAAGCGGGTAAGTCGCATATCATCAAGTATGTAGAAGCTAAATCTCAGCAGTTTTGCGCTTTTGATAAGTAAATTCAGTTAGTCTTATTATCTTATCTGAAATTGTCGTAGAACCCATATCGTAAATTTGAACTAATCTAAGGTAAAAGGTAAATATTAGAAGACTAACTTAGCTCTGAGCTGACTTGATTGCCTTACTGTATCACTGAAAACAGAAAAGCGTCGACCCTCTTCACTAActccattaatttttttaaatatttctggTGGGTGGGGTCATTTGACTCcactaattttaaaaatatttctgctgGGTGgggagagaaaagtgaaattccaCAAGTTTTCAGATTTTGGGGGTCTGTTGTGGTCTGTAATTGATTCCACTATTATTTCGTTGAGCAAATAGAAATCTAAGTTTTTGTTAGACACGTGTTTGCAATAAGATTGAAatactaaaatttaaaatctagactttcatttgttaaacaaattttgtgtggaatcactTAATAATCACAACAATCAatcatgtcgaatttcacttttctctcccTGTACCATCAATTTTTTAAGTGTTGGGTCCACTGTATTGGGtatcaaatttttatcataACTTATATGCCTTCTATCCTTCTATCTTTTTTTACAACTCCTGAACCACTAACATAGCCTCAGGATGTCTCTAGTTCACAAATGTCCGACTGAATAAAATGAGAACAAAATCTTGTACGGCAGTATGTCTGTCTCAGATTTtaacaacaacgaaaacacGATCGTTTGAAGacaatttcaaagaaatgcCATTctgattttctgatgaaaagtaTTATGAATCGAAAGAGAAAAATACCTATCTGGTGTTGTGTGTAAAACATATGAGTCACTTCATGCATAAATTGTTATGCGGTGTGTGACATATTGAATGTTGaaggtttttttaattttatttaaacgaaacaaaaatgcaTCACTTCCGTACGCCagcaatcgattttttttttgttaatccAAAAGAAACccaaaaactttcaattttatttatatttactaCTGTTACAAATACCGGGCCAGCTATACATCTATGGGCTATATAGTTGAAACATATGGGTATCGTTAGTATCGAATGTTAGTGAAGATAACGCTCGTATCATGTTTGTTATTTTAAGAAATGTGTTTGTTTTGTGTACTTGTtcgattgaatttgaaaatattgtataTACCAAAAGGTAGATAGCTTCTCCGCGATGTAATTACTTTGTTAATTACTTTTTAGAGTgaacacaaacatttttaaaaagagATAATTACCCAGAGTTGATCCCATTTACCTTTAGGTCTGTAATGGTTCGGAAATTAAGTGACGACGCGACATTCCTTCTGTATGTATGTATAAGTTGTCACGAATGCTTAAAAACAGTCGGTTCGTCTTCTATATTTAGAATATTATACAATCATCACGCAagagtttaaaaaattgaatgtcaCTAACCATATTTTTCATTATCGTTACAATTAATCGGTCTATGACCGGATGTTACATGCAAAAcagaataaagtttttttttaaatctttattTGGTCGTGTTTTAACGATAAAAACCCATTGTCTAGCAGTTAGTTCCTAAACTCGAGCCTGCACacagaaaatgtgtgtaaATCATTCGATTCTGTTCTTGCTGAAATATACGTCTAACGATAACTAACTTTCTCGTATCATAATGCTGGTACATTGACCACTTCTGTATTATCGGAAAGGATGTAGTCGTTCTTTAAATCGACAGCTGatataaatttgaatgaataatgAATGGGAAGAGTGGATCCGACTATACGAAAATGctttttgaatttgttattGTAACGAAGGTGATTCGAAATTTACCGTTTATTGGCGCTTTTAACATTCTTCTCGTATCTTGACTGCATTCTCTGGCGCCTAAttataaaaacgaaaaccTTCAGCGATAAATATTGTAACTTGCATgaagaaattacattttttcagaGACCGAAAACACCGAAAAAAATGCTTAGAAATTTGCGTTATCTACTTTAACGTTATCTCACTCTGCTTGTCTgcttaatatttttattcgttGCTAATGACCTTGAGGAAAAAGAATAAGAATTCCAGGCGCAACTTCTTTTAAAGCTTAGGGTacccaaaaatgaaatgatattAAATTCAATCGATTTTCCAGTGTGATGGTTGGCGCTCCACGAGCACAGTCTACGCTAGAAAGACAGCGAAAAGTGAATGAAACGGGTGCTATTTACAAATGCTCATTCCAATCGGCATCCTGTGAACCATACGTTTTCGACAATCTAGGAAATAtcaacaacgaaaataatatcTACACATTCAATAGCGAGAAGAAGGACCATCAGTGGTTGGGTGCATCCATGGATGGAAATATGTTAGACGATGAACGATTTGTTGTGAGTAAAATACTTACCTGAGCGGTTATGTTACAATATCCTATTCTAATCGAACTGTGTCGCAGGTATGTGCTCCACGAATGATAGCAGATTTAACAAACAATTACCTAATGCATGGTTTATGCTACCTGACACCAAACACTGCTGAATCAGCTCCTGCCAACTTACAAAAAATCGCTCCACTCAGAGTCAGAGGTAGGGCAACAAacagattttaattatttgcatTACGCTCACGAGACCCGTTTATAAACAGATAAGCAACACCGCGCCATCGATAGTCAGAGGTATTACTACTACATGTACGGAGAACAGGGCATTAGTGTTCATATTACGGAAAACGACGAAGAGATCCTCATTGGTGCTCCTGGCGTTTTCACATGGAAAGGGACAGTAATTCGTTATAAATCAAGAATCTTAGACGATCTAGGCGGTCTAAGTCGACGAgataacatgcaaaaatccCCAATTCGAAAGAGAGATGTGCTCGATTTTGATATAGATGTGCCAAATCCGGCTCATTGGAATCAAGGCGACGATTCATACTTTGGCTATGCTTTAGCATCGGGATATTTTGAAGGTGCAGATACGCAGAAAATATTGTACGTAGCTAGCGCTCCACAGGCTAATTTCCAGCAAGGCGAAGTGTACATCTTCGATATTGTTGATCACTTCACAACAGAAAAGACCATCAAAATCTACCACACTTTTAACTCATTTCAAATGGGTGAATACTTTGGATATGCTCTGGCAGCCGATGACTTTAACGGTGATGGTTTTTATGATTTGGCGGTTTGTGCGCCGTTCTACACCAAAGAAAACAGTTATGAAAATGGAGCCGTTTACATCTATCAAAATTTGGGTGAGTCCACTCCAGGAAAGTGGAGCTCAAACTTTGTTTTACAAAGTGTATTACTATCGGACTATGAAAGTGGAGGAAGATTCGGCAGCAGCATTTCTAGATTAGGTGACATAAATCAAGACGGTTATAAAGGTGAGTTGGTATGAAAAACTAGGGTCGCTTAAGCTTTCGTCACTCATCCGACTTTAGCTGCTTGATTATGCAGTGGAACAATATAATGTTCGGATATAAATggcaatttacaaaatttacagATATCGCGGTTGGTGCTCCGTATGAAGACAATGGAGCAGTTTACATATATCTCGGCGGACCTAATGGTTTAATCACAAAACCTAGTCAAAGGCTTTCAGCACCGTATAATGCGAACGTTGCACCATTCTCTCCTCATATGTTTGGCCATGGGCTGTCGAAAGGCTCCGACATCGATCAGAATAATTATTTAGGTGAGAAAAGCCGGTAACTACAAACAGATTAGGATTTGAAACATGACGTTTTCC from Bradysia coprophila strain Holo2 unplaced genomic scaffold, BU_Bcop_v1 contig_138, whole genome shotgun sequence encodes the following:
- the LOC119073201 gene encoding uncharacterized protein LOC119073201; the encoded protein is MVNLYMMLGSYNIDVHSLSIPPGNGGSSRPASTSGNGTSDSGGFKPVDLVDLIPVVGTIKVGADALGAFCNGNVGTAKTALCGIYAVGDVCMTGGLGKVAVKGGSLVVSKTAGYLSLGFLGRNLGKN